From the genome of Pogoniulus pusillus isolate bPogPus1 chromosome 12, bPogPus1.pri, whole genome shotgun sequence, one region includes:
- the HSF2BP gene encoding heat shock factor 2-binding protein isoform X2, whose amino-acid sequence MWRRAGLAGDAQKAETKEEFVKVRRRDLERLTTEVMQLRDFLPRIVNGDILGTFQKLDAIESNMEKKEEEIEQLKMDCEHFRARLETAQADCAREKKEKLHLRQQLNEAKQQLLQQAEYCTEMGAAVCTLLWGVSSNEEAVKSILGGSKALKFFTITAQTMESFVKSLSEDMKQQDLDSDENQFVLALAGIVTNVAALACGREFLVSSSRELLDTMMHLLGDMKPGLCAKFKVLMLMSLYNVSINMKGLKYISENPQFIPLLWWLLNVCFQTDRKC is encoded by the exons ATGTGGCGGCGCGCGGGCCTCGCTGGCGACGCGCAG aagGCTGAAACCAAAGAGGAGTTTGTTAAAGTTAGAAGGAGGGACTTGGAAAGGCTGACAACTGAGGTTATGCAATTGCGGGATTTCTTACCCAGAATAGTAAATGGAGATATCCTGGGGACATTCCAGAAACTGGATGCTATTGAATCAA AcatggagaagaaggaggaggaaatcgAGCAGCTGAAAATGGATTGTGAGCACTTCAGAGCCCGTCTGGAAACAGCCCAGGCAGATTGTGCAAGAGAGAAGAAG GAGAAATTACACCTCCGCCAGCAGCTGAATGAggccaagcagcagctcctgcagcaagcagaataTTGCACAGAAATGGGTGCAGCAGTGTGCACGTTGTTGTGGGGTGTATCTAGCAATGAGGAAGCTGTTAAATCCATTCTAGGAGGA AGTAAAGCACTAAAGTTTTTCACAATCACTGCTCAGACCATGGAGAGCTTTGTGAAGTCATTAAGTGAGGACATGAAACAGCAGGATTTGGATTCTGATGAAAATCAGTTTGTATTAGCCTTGGCAGGGATTGTAACAA ATGTGGCTGCCCTGGCATGTGGCCGTGAGTTCTTGGTTAGTTCCAGTCGTGAATTACTGGACACAATGATGCACCTCCTGGGAGACATGAAGCCAGGACTCTGTGCCAAATTTAAAGT GCTAATGCTGATGTCACTCTACAATGTGAGTATCAACATGAAGGGCTTAAAGTACATCAGTGAAAATCCACAGTTTATTCCTTTGCTTTGGTGGCTATTAAATG
- the HSF2BP gene encoding heat shock factor 2-binding protein isoform X1 yields the protein MWRRAGLAGDAQKAETKEEFVKVRRRDLERLTTEVMQLRDFLPRIVNGDILGTFQKLDAIESNMEKKEEEIEQLKMDCEHFRARLETAQADCAREKKEKLHLRQQLNEAKQQLLQQAEYCTEMGAAVCTLLWGVSSNEEAVKSILGGSKALKFFTITAQTMESFVKSLSEDMKQQDLDSDENQFVLALAGIVTNVAALACGREFLVSSSRELLDTMMHLLGDMKPGLCAKFKVLMLMSLYNVSINMKGLKYISENPQFIPLLWWLLNDPDTEVCLHALRLLQSVILEPEVLARAASEMRDTLPFQRIVALSKSRNADLQTLAKELLEDLKILEYEA from the exons ATGTGGCGGCGCGCGGGCCTCGCTGGCGACGCGCAG aagGCTGAAACCAAAGAGGAGTTTGTTAAAGTTAGAAGGAGGGACTTGGAAAGGCTGACAACTGAGGTTATGCAATTGCGGGATTTCTTACCCAGAATAGTAAATGGAGATATCCTGGGGACATTCCAGAAACTGGATGCTATTGAATCAA AcatggagaagaaggaggaggaaatcgAGCAGCTGAAAATGGATTGTGAGCACTTCAGAGCCCGTCTGGAAACAGCCCAGGCAGATTGTGCAAGAGAGAAGAAG GAGAAATTACACCTCCGCCAGCAGCTGAATGAggccaagcagcagctcctgcagcaagcagaataTTGCACAGAAATGGGTGCAGCAGTGTGCACGTTGTTGTGGGGTGTATCTAGCAATGAGGAAGCTGTTAAATCCATTCTAGGAGGA AGTAAAGCACTAAAGTTTTTCACAATCACTGCTCAGACCATGGAGAGCTTTGTGAAGTCATTAAGTGAGGACATGAAACAGCAGGATTTGGATTCTGATGAAAATCAGTTTGTATTAGCCTTGGCAGGGATTGTAACAA ATGTGGCTGCCCTGGCATGTGGCCGTGAGTTCTTGGTTAGTTCCAGTCGTGAATTACTGGACACAATGATGCACCTCCTGGGAGACATGAAGCCAGGACTCTGTGCCAAATTTAAAGT GCTAATGCTGATGTCACTCTACAATGTGAGTATCAACATGAAGGGCTTAAAGTACATCAGTGAAAATCCACAGTTTATTCCTTTGCTTTGGTGGCTATTAAATG ACCCAGATACAGAAGTTTGTCTTCACGCTCTGCGGCTCctccagtctgtgattctggagcCAGAAGTGTTAGCCAGGGCAGCCTCTGAGATGCGCGATACTTTGCCATTTCAGCGTATCGTTGCACTGTCAAAGAGCCGCAATGCAGATCTGCAAACACTTGCAAAAGAACTACTTGAAGATCTTAAAATACTTGAGTACGAAGCGTAG